The region GCTGCGCATCGTCGGTCTGGCTTGGCGAGGTGAGTGCCCCGGTTTTCGCCGGGATTTTTCGACCGCGGCTCGTTCCTCAACCTGGCAATCGGCCTCTCCGTGTTTCCACCTACATTTCACGCTCTTACGGCGTCCGCGGGGGAAATTGCAGCTGGATTACAACAAGTTTTGAGGTTAAGTTAGCAGTGCTGAGCTCActgccattttgattttccaGCCGCTGGAACTGCGCGCGCAGCCGGAGTAAGCGCGGGACATTCAAATCTCTCTAAACTCATCCCTGCTGGATTTACGACCGCGACGACAAATTGCCGATGTTTCAGCGCCCTTTCTACTTATTTTCGACCCCTCGTAGACTCGGCTAGGGATTCGCGAGTTTCGATAATCAGGTAACGGCcattaaatgaaatttataacaCTTTACATATTTCATTCTGTCTTTTATTCCTTCTTATTGTCACTCAGCGAACCTCTAGCAGGGATGCTTTTGCCAGTTCCTATTCAGTCAACGCAAGTCCCTGTGAGAACGTTGACTAAGTTTTCACTCCAGAAAGGGAAACGAAAATGTGTGAAGGCGGTCATCAAGCGATTCTACAGACTGAACTGGTAATCTTTGTACTGATGAAGTTTTCTTTCATTG is a window of Neodiprion pinetum isolate iyNeoPine1 chromosome 4, iyNeoPine1.2, whole genome shotgun sequence DNA encoding:
- the mRpL35 gene encoding large ribosomal subunit protein bL35m; the encoded protein is MLRIVGLAWRAAGTARAAGVSAGHSNLSKLIPAGFTTATTNCRCFSALSTYFRPLVDSARDSRVSIISEPLAGMLLPVPIQSTQVPVRTLTKFSLQKGKRKCVKAVIKRFYRLNWGCWIRTKTGRHKKLWKKSPANRRRLRQHVFVNATQSWLLDTMVTNFWRRPRFYVNDPYTPYHSREEFIFTRTKPSLK